One Synechococcus sp. MU1617 DNA window includes the following coding sequences:
- the crtE gene encoding geranylgeranyl diphosphate synthase CrtE produces the protein MSAEFDFKAYLGKAKEQVEAALDGSLGPERPESLREAMRYSLLAGGKRLRPILCLAACELAGGEATQALPTAVALEMIHTMSLIHDDLPAMDDDDLRRGRPTNHKVYGEAVAILAGDALLTRAFEMVALRSPDVPAERLLKVVGELSLVAGAPGLVGGQVVDLESEGKEVDLETLEYIHLHKTGALLSACVITGAMIGGADEALIKALRIYARGIGLAFQIIDDILDITASSEVLGKTAGKDLIADKTTYPKLLGLDESRRRADALVDEAKESLQPWAEKAIPLLALADFITSRDR, from the coding sequence ATGAGCGCCGAGTTCGATTTCAAGGCCTATCTCGGCAAGGCCAAAGAGCAGGTGGAAGCGGCCCTCGATGGATCCCTTGGTCCTGAGCGGCCGGAGTCCCTCAGGGAAGCGATGCGCTATTCGCTGCTTGCCGGTGGCAAGCGCCTGCGCCCGATTCTCTGCCTTGCCGCCTGCGAGCTGGCGGGTGGGGAGGCGACGCAGGCCCTGCCCACGGCGGTGGCGCTGGAAATGATCCACACCATGTCGTTGATTCACGACGATCTGCCGGCGATGGATGACGACGATCTGCGCCGTGGTCGTCCCACCAACCACAAGGTGTATGGCGAAGCGGTCGCCATCCTTGCGGGTGATGCCCTGCTGACCCGCGCCTTTGAAATGGTGGCGCTGCGCAGTCCGGATGTGCCGGCTGAGCGCCTGCTCAAGGTGGTGGGAGAACTGTCGTTGGTGGCCGGGGCCCCTGGCTTGGTGGGCGGCCAGGTGGTGGATCTGGAAAGCGAGGGCAAGGAGGTGGATCTTGAAACCCTCGAGTACATCCACCTCCACAAAACCGGAGCCCTGTTGAGTGCTTGTGTGATCACCGGGGCGATGATCGGCGGCGCCGATGAGGCGCTGATCAAGGCCCTGCGCATCTATGCCAGGGGAATCGGCCTCGCCTTCCAGATCATCGACGACATCCTCGACATCACGGCCAGCAGCGAGGTGCTCGGTAAAACCGCCGGCAAGGACCTCATCGCTGATAAGACCACTTATCCCAAGCTCCTGGGGCTCGATGAGTCCCGCCGCCGGGCTGATGCGCTGGTGGACGAAGCGAAAGAGTCCCTTCAACCCTGGGCGGAGAAGGCCATTCCCCTGCTGGCGTTGGCCGACTTCATCACCAGCCGCGACCGATGA
- a CDS encoding TIGR02466 family protein encodes MALHWLFPTPVLQVDLEPDAATAAAMQQQLEQFDAQVYQHPEFSDRNNLTGDLLGHAGLDQLHRMDAFQWLNGQLAEQVSAYLRSLLGPDHGLVAHIQKAWPVVCARNGGTVDLHSHRNAQLSAVFYVLTDSANESGELEFEAPDDYFSHVMAIPYRDAAVSGGVFAPLPHRLLLFPSDLRHRVLPYEGSGPRYSVSYDLAITTAPGKGREMRTPHPMDWVPLGS; translated from the coding sequence ATGGCGCTGCACTGGCTGTTCCCCACCCCCGTTCTGCAGGTGGATCTCGAGCCGGATGCCGCCACCGCCGCAGCCATGCAGCAGCAGCTGGAGCAGTTCGATGCCCAGGTGTATCAGCACCCCGAGTTCAGCGATCGCAACAACCTCACTGGGGATCTGTTGGGCCATGCCGGCCTGGATCAGTTGCATCGCATGGATGCGTTCCAGTGGCTGAACGGCCAGTTGGCCGAGCAGGTGTCGGCTTATCTCCGTTCGCTGTTAGGCCCGGATCACGGTCTTGTGGCCCATATCCAAAAAGCCTGGCCCGTGGTGTGTGCGAGGAATGGCGGAACGGTGGATCTCCACAGCCACCGCAATGCCCAGTTGAGCGCGGTCTTTTACGTGTTGACGGATTCGGCCAACGAGAGCGGGGAGCTGGAATTTGAGGCACCAGACGATTACTTCAGCCATGTGATGGCGATTCCTTACCGCGACGCGGCTGTCTCTGGTGGTGTGTTCGCGCCGCTGCCCCACCGTCTTCTGCTGTTCCCCTCGGACCTGCGCCATCGGGTGCTTCCCTACGAGGGAAGCGGCCCCCGCTATTCGGTGTCCTACGACCTGGCCATCACCACGGCGCCAGGCAAGGGACGCGAGATGCGAACACCCCATCCGATGGATTGGGTCCCCCTCGGCAGCTAA
- the folD gene encoding bifunctional methylenetetrahydrofolate dehydrogenase/methenyltetrahydrofolate cyclohydrolase FolD, which yields MALRLDGKVLARDVEHRLQTLIERRLAEAGRPPGLAVLRVGDDPASAVYVANKEKACARIGVASFGDHLPADTPPAQVLQTIERLNANPEVDGILLQLPLPAGLDEGPLLMAIDPEKDADGLHTLNLGRLLKGEPGPRSCTPAGVMAMLRSNGIDPAGKRAVVIGRSILVGQPMALMLQAANATVTIAHSRTADLAAHTREADILVVAAGRPEFIGAEHVRPGAAVVDVGIHRKPEGGLCGDVRAAEIESIASALSPVPGGVGPMTVTMLLVNTVVAWCRRHNLDHDLDDLVP from the coding sequence ATGGCCCTGCGTTTGGACGGCAAGGTGCTGGCAAGGGATGTGGAGCATCGTCTTCAAACCCTGATTGAGCGGCGTTTGGCCGAGGCGGGGCGACCGCCGGGCTTGGCGGTGCTGCGGGTTGGTGATGATCCCGCCAGCGCCGTCTACGTCGCTAACAAGGAAAAGGCCTGTGCTCGGATTGGGGTGGCCAGCTTTGGCGATCACCTCCCTGCCGACACGCCTCCAGCGCAGGTGCTTCAAACGATTGAACGATTGAATGCCAACCCGGAAGTGGATGGGATCCTCCTGCAGCTTCCCCTCCCCGCCGGCCTCGATGAGGGGCCGCTGCTGATGGCCATCGATCCTGAAAAGGATGCCGATGGTCTACACACCCTCAATCTTGGACGGCTGCTCAAGGGGGAACCGGGCCCGCGCAGCTGCACCCCCGCAGGGGTGATGGCGATGCTGCGCAGCAATGGCATCGATCCAGCGGGCAAGCGCGCTGTGGTGATCGGCCGCAGCATTCTTGTGGGGCAGCCGATGGCTTTGATGCTGCAGGCCGCCAACGCCACCGTCACCATTGCCCACTCCCGCACGGCCGATCTGGCGGCCCACACCCGCGAAGCCGACATTCTTGTGGTGGCAGCCGGCCGTCCTGAGTTCATCGGGGCCGAGCACGTGCGGCCGGGAGCGGCGGTGGTGGATGTCGGCATCCACCGCAAGCCGGAAGGCGGATTGTGCGGTGATGTTCGAGCGGCTGAAATTGAGTCGATCGCTTCTGCCCTTTCGCCTGTCCCCGGCGGTGTGGGACCGATGACGGTGACGATGCTTCTGGTGAACACCGTTGTGGCTTGGTGCAGACGCCACAACCTTGACCATGATTTGGACGATCTCGTGCCCTGA
- a CDS encoding HDIG domain-containing metalloprotein, whose product MVRVPRLSSLWRNWVRLEGPGGRLLRWTRLQTLVVLLLCLSVAAASSLPWLIKPKVQPGSLAPFEAIAPKDALVQDSTALEQQRASLVARSVVQVIDQEQTQALKQRLEQQLLQLQEVTNTGSGARIGPVNLSEPEKKWLERRSEREHLAWDEVVRSTADRMLSQGLVSNLAVEQLRQAANLQLKPVALQPPAASSLAGKVLTSALRGSSNLRTDPNLSKQLIEEQLTKQAIPTIEVRKGDLITRKGEPISPQAYDVLDYFGRVRREPQPLIWFQRFAEAAAACAVMLLVMRRERPGLEVRHALLAVGLLLLVQGAKLWFKGTVSPLAILVPPSLLLAEGLGTGCGLVWMGVAALLWPEPVQGLGDGRLLVAASVAAAGALIAGRQRSRGQLLQLTVLLPIGALVGQWLLLQLQPFTGLRLWGSLNPSLDELATDALLLGVVLMFSLLLIPMLEGSFGLLTRARLLELADQERPLLRRLSCEAPGTFEHTLMICGLAEEGARAIGADVDLIRTGSLYHDVGKLHAPDWFIENQKDGPNPHDALDDPQASAAVLQAHVDEGLKLARRHRLPRRIADFIPEHQGTLKMGYFFHKAQERGGAIEERRFRYRGPEPRSKETAILMLADGCEAALRSLPPDTSDAQAVDTVRRIVEARQRDGQLRKSSLNRSEVELVIRAFVQVWRRMRHRRIPYPIPARR is encoded by the coding sequence TTGGTTCGCGTTCCTCGGCTGAGCAGCCTTTGGCGGAACTGGGTGCGGCTCGAAGGCCCAGGCGGTCGCCTGCTGCGCTGGACGCGACTGCAGACCCTCGTTGTTCTGTTGCTGTGCCTTTCCGTGGCCGCAGCCTCAAGCCTGCCCTGGCTGATTAAGCCGAAAGTCCAACCCGGATCGCTGGCCCCGTTTGAAGCCATCGCTCCGAAAGATGCCCTGGTGCAGGACAGCACCGCCCTCGAGCAGCAGCGGGCCTCTTTGGTGGCGCGATCGGTGGTGCAGGTCATCGATCAGGAGCAAACCCAAGCACTCAAACAACGGCTCGAGCAACAACTGCTGCAGCTGCAGGAGGTCACCAACACCGGATCTGGGGCACGGATCGGGCCGGTGAACCTGTCTGAGCCGGAGAAGAAATGGCTGGAACGACGCAGTGAACGGGAACATCTGGCCTGGGATGAGGTGGTGCGCAGCACCGCTGATCGCATGCTCAGCCAAGGGCTGGTGAGCAATCTGGCCGTTGAGCAATTACGCCAGGCGGCCAACCTTCAACTCAAGCCGGTTGCCCTGCAGCCACCTGCAGCGAGCTCCCTGGCCGGCAAGGTGCTCACCAGCGCCCTGCGCGGCAGCAGCAACCTGCGCACCGACCCAAACCTGAGCAAACAGCTGATCGAAGAACAGCTGACCAAACAGGCCATCCCCACCATCGAGGTGCGCAAGGGGGATCTCATCACCCGCAAAGGCGAGCCGATCAGCCCCCAGGCCTACGACGTGCTGGATTATTTCGGCCGCGTGCGCCGCGAACCCCAACCGTTGATCTGGTTCCAACGGTTTGCTGAAGCCGCTGCAGCCTGCGCAGTGATGCTGTTGGTGATGCGGCGCGAACGGCCTGGCCTGGAAGTGCGCCACGCCCTGCTGGCGGTGGGGCTGCTGCTGCTGGTGCAGGGAGCGAAACTCTGGTTCAAGGGAACCGTGAGCCCTCTGGCCATCCTTGTGCCGCCCAGCCTGCTGCTGGCGGAGGGACTGGGCACCGGTTGCGGGTTGGTCTGGATGGGGGTGGCCGCGCTGCTCTGGCCAGAACCCGTGCAGGGACTTGGGGATGGCCGCCTGCTGGTGGCGGCAAGCGTGGCCGCCGCTGGGGCCTTGATCGCGGGCCGGCAACGCAGCCGCGGCCAGCTGCTGCAACTGACGGTGCTGCTGCCGATCGGCGCCCTTGTGGGCCAGTGGCTTCTGCTGCAGCTGCAACCCTTCACCGGCCTGCGGCTCTGGGGAAGCCTGAATCCAAGCCTGGATGAACTGGCTACCGATGCCTTGCTGCTGGGGGTTGTGCTGATGTTCAGCCTGCTGCTGATCCCGATGCTGGAAGGATCCTTCGGCCTGCTCACTCGGGCACGGCTGCTGGAGCTGGCGGATCAGGAACGGCCTCTGTTGCGCCGCCTCTCCTGCGAAGCCCCAGGGACCTTTGAACACACCCTGATGATCTGCGGCCTGGCGGAGGAGGGGGCGCGGGCGATTGGCGCGGATGTGGATCTAATCCGGACCGGCTCGCTGTATCACGATGTGGGCAAACTGCATGCGCCGGACTGGTTCATCGAGAACCAGAAGGACGGGCCCAATCCCCACGACGCACTGGATGACCCCCAGGCAAGTGCAGCGGTGCTTCAAGCCCATGTGGATGAGGGGCTGAAGCTGGCCCGGCGCCACCGCCTCCCTCGGCGGATCGCAGATTTCATCCCTGAGCACCAGGGCACCTTGAAGATGGGCTACTTCTTCCACAAGGCCCAGGAGCGCGGCGGAGCGATTGAGGAACGCCGTTTTCGCTACAGGGGCCCGGAACCCCGTTCCAAAGAGACAGCAATTTTGATGCTGGCGGATGGCTGTGAGGCGGCATTGCGATCCCTCCCTCCCGACACCTCCGATGCCCAGGCAGTGGACACGGTGCGGCGGATCGTGGAAGCGCGGCAGCGGGATGGACAACTGCGCAAAAGCAGCCTCAACCGCAGCGAAGTTGAACTGGTGATTCGTGCCTTCGTGCAGGTGTGGCGGCGGATGCGCCACCGCCGCATTCCTTACCCGATCCCAGCCCGTCGCTGA
- a CDS encoding RluA family pseudouridine synthase — protein sequence MRDPWLIAVDKPAGLLSQPGLGPEQSDSVITRLQQQDQGLRLVHRLDRDTSGVLLLARSADALRRLSALFAERRINKLYQADVEGELHGSGCIASPLARLSRQPPRYGSHPEGRLALTIWRARAAGARSTRLWLRPLTGRSHQLRAHLAELGHPIVGDPIYGDAGRSCRLHLHAQALSFRHPFTQKRVRLIAQELPFATQC from the coding sequence ATGCGGGACCCATGGCTGATCGCGGTGGATAAACCCGCCGGCCTGCTCAGCCAACCGGGCCTGGGGCCGGAGCAAAGCGATTCCGTGATCACCCGCTTGCAGCAGCAGGATCAAGGCCTGCGCCTGGTTCACCGCCTGGACCGCGACACCTCGGGGGTGCTGCTCTTGGCCCGAAGCGCTGACGCCCTGCGGCGGCTTAGTGCCCTGTTTGCTGAACGACGGATCAACAAGCTGTATCAGGCGGATGTGGAGGGGGAGCTTCACGGAAGCGGCTGCATTGCCAGCCCCCTGGCGCGCCTCTCGCGTCAACCGCCGCGCTACGGCAGCCACCCCGAGGGACGTCTGGCGCTGACGATCTGGCGAGCACGCGCCGCTGGTGCCCGCAGCACCCGGCTCTGGTTGCGTCCGCTCACGGGGCGTTCCCATCAGCTGCGGGCCCATCTGGCCGAACTGGGCCACCCCATCGTGGGCGATCCCATCTACGGGGATGCCGGCCGGTCCTGCCGCTTGCATCTGCATGCCCAGGCCTTGAGCTTTCGCCATCCCTTCACCCAGAAACGCGTTCGTTTGATCGCGCAGGAGCTTCCCTTTGCAACTCAATGCTGA
- a CDS encoding MTH1187 family thiamine-binding protein, translating into MWVSVDLCVVPIGVGVSLSPYIAACERVIAATGLSHQLGPNGTAIEGPWDEVMDCVRACHAELHGMGVPRLYTTLKLNTRTDRQQSFAEKVASVEELLGD; encoded by the coding sequence ATGTGGGTCAGTGTTGACCTCTGCGTGGTGCCGATCGGTGTCGGCGTCAGTCTTTCGCCTTACATCGCAGCCTGTGAGCGGGTGATCGCTGCCACCGGCTTGAGCCATCAGCTGGGTCCCAATGGCACGGCGATCGAAGGCCCGTGGGACGAGGTCATGGACTGTGTGCGGGCTTGTCACGCTGAGTTGCACGGCATGGGCGTCCCGCGCCTCTACACAACGCTCAAGCTCAACACCCGCACCGATCGGCAGCAGTCGTTCGCTGAGAAGGTCGCCTCAGTGGAAGAGCTGCTCGGCGATTGA
- a CDS encoding Nif11-like leader peptide family RiPP precursor, whose product MSLEDLDRFLTLRDSDPDLAKALAQPMDLERFLGLAAEHGFALSEADVFAAQQRECQVQTAAELQKDQAAESRRLRNFIHG is encoded by the coding sequence ATGTCTCTTGAGGATCTGGATCGGTTTCTGACGCTTCGCGACAGCGACCCTGATCTGGCCAAGGCCCTTGCTCAGCCCATGGATCTTGAGCGGTTTCTCGGGCTCGCTGCCGAGCATGGCTTTGCCTTGAGTGAGGCGGATGTCTTCGCGGCACAGCAGCGTGAATGCCAGGTGCAAACGGCAGCTGAGCTGCAGAAGGATCAAGCCGCCGAATCACGGCGCCTGCGCAATTTCATCCACGGCTGA
- a CDS encoding carbohydrate ABC transporter permease: MRTSTARAVQLVLLILLALLVLTPLLWLVSTSLKGPAEDIFSSPPALLPAQPSFDAYVRLFQDNPLTTYLINSTVVSGLAVLANLLFCSLAAYPLARLRFAGRGLVLGLVVATILIPFQVVMIPLYLLMVQLGLRNTLLALVIPQAATAFGLYLLRQSFLGVPKELEEAARIDGCSRLGEWWNVMIPAAKADLITLAMFVFIGTWSDFLWPLVILDDPSLYTLPLGLQQLSSSFSLDWRIVAAGSVVSILPVLVLFVLLQRFILPNASGDAVKG; encoded by the coding sequence ATGCGCACCTCCACCGCCCGGGCTGTTCAGCTGGTGCTGCTGATTCTTCTGGCCCTGCTGGTGCTCACCCCGTTGCTCTGGTTGGTGAGCACTTCGCTCAAGGGTCCAGCGGAAGACATCTTCAGCAGTCCGCCGGCGTTGCTGCCCGCCCAGCCGAGCTTCGATGCCTACGTGCGGCTGTTTCAAGACAATCCCCTCACCACCTATCTGATCAACAGCACCGTGGTGAGTGGCCTGGCGGTGCTGGCCAACCTGCTGTTCTGCTCCCTTGCCGCCTATCCCCTGGCCAGGTTGCGCTTCGCCGGCCGAGGCCTGGTGCTGGGTTTGGTGGTGGCCACGATCCTGATCCCGTTTCAGGTGGTGATGATTCCGCTGTATCTGCTGATGGTGCAGCTGGGCCTGCGCAACACCCTGCTGGCCCTGGTGATTCCCCAGGCGGCCACCGCCTTTGGTCTCTATCTGCTGCGTCAGAGCTTCCTCGGCGTTCCCAAGGAGCTGGAGGAGGCGGCACGGATTGATGGCTGCAGCCGTCTGGGGGAATGGTGGAACGTGATGATCCCCGCCGCCAAGGCCGATCTGATCACCCTGGCGATGTTCGTCTTCATCGGCACCTGGAGTGATTTCCTCTGGCCGCTGGTGATCCTTGACGACCCATCCCTCTACACCTTGCCGCTGGGCCTGCAGCAACTCTCCAGCAGCTTTTCGCTGGATTGGCGGATCGTTGCCGCCGGCTCGGTGGTTTCAATCCTGCCGGTGCTGGTTTTGTTTGTGCTGTTGCAGCGCTTCATCCTGCCCAATGCCAGTGGGGATGCGGTGAAGGGATGA